The Paenibacillus sp. FSL R7-0345 DNA segment TCCGGGCTGTTCGGTAAGAATGTCCGGGAGAAAGTGTAGGTGGGGGGCAGCATGAAGAAGCTGAATAAGAAATTCTGGCTGGGCATTATCGTTGCCCTTGCGTTCTATGGTATCGTTCAAGTTCTTCTAACAACGGGAATATTTAATGATGTAACAAGGTCAATGCTGCTTTTGGTTGGCGTTAATGTCATGCTGGCGGTTTCGCTTAACCTGATTAACGGGATTACAGGGCAGTTCTCGATCGGGCACGCCGGCTTTATGTCTGTTGGCGCTTATACTTCAGCTATTCTGACGCTTGATTACAACGTACCGTTTGTGCTGGCTATTATTGCGGGCGGCATCGTAGCGGCGATCTTCGGGGTGCTGATCGGGATGCCTACGCTTCGGCTCAACGGCGATTATCTGGCGATTGCTACACTGGGCTTTGGTGAGATCATCCGGATTGTTTTGCTGAACACTGAATATGTGGGCGGCGCTTCCGGTCTGAGCGGTATTCCGGCAAAAACAACCTGGACGATCATTTTCCTCTTCACCTTGTTCACGGTTGTTCTTATCAATAACTTTATCCGTTCTACACATGGCCGTGCCTGTCTGGCAATCCGCGAAAATGAAATTGCCGCTGAAGCTATGGGGATTAACACCACCATGTACAAGGTTATCGCTTTTACCATCGGCGCGTTGTTCGCAGGGATGGCGGGCGGTTTATCGGCACACACGTTCTACGTTATTACTCCCGGCAGCTTCAACTTCCTGAAATCATTCGAAATTCTGGTCATGGTCGTTCTTGGGGGACTCGGCAGTACGGCGGGTTCAATTGTAGGAGCGGTATTCGTTACTCTGCTCTACACTTATCTGCGTGAATTCCCGGAATGGCGGATGATTATTTATTCCATCGTGCTGATCATGATGATGATTTTCCGTCCAAGCGGCCTGCTCGGCAAAACTAAACTCAATTTCGGCAAGCTCGGTAAAAAGGAGGCCAAAGCAAATGGCAGCATCGACAGCAGTACTCCTTGATGTCAAGGGAGCCAGCCGTTCCTTCGGAGGCCTCAAGGCGCTGAGTGAAGTTTCCCTTTATATTAACAAAGGGGAACTGATCGGTCTGATCGGACCGAACGGCGCCGGCAAAACAACACTGTTTAACCTGTTAACCGGGGTGTACCCGCCCTCTACCGGTAAGATTCTGCTCAATAATGAATCGGTAGGCGGCATGAAGCCTTTTAAAATCAATCACAAAGGTGCGGCGCGCACGTTCCAGAACATCCGGCTCTTTACGGCTATGACCGTATTGGAAAATGTCAAAATCGCCTTTCACCAGCATGCCAGACATTCCTTGTTCAGCTCTATGCTCCGTCTGCCGAAGCACTTCAAAGGTGAAGAGGAAATCACGCAGAAGGCGATGGATATTCTCAAAATTTTTAATCTCGCTGATCAGGCCCAGGAAACCGCCGGCAACCTCAGCTATGGTAATCAGCGCCGTCTGGAAATCGCCCGGGCGCTTGCTGCCGGACCCAAGCTGCTGCTGCTCGATGAACCGGCGGCTGGTATGAACCCGAATGAAACCCGGGACCTGATGAATCTGATTGCCTGGATCCGTGAAGAATTTGATCTGACCATTCTCCTGATCGAGCATGATATGTCGCTGGTGATGGGGGTTTGCAACCGGATCTATGTCCTGGACCGCGGAGTCCTTATCGCCGACGGAACGCCGGTGGAAATCCGGAACAATCCGAAGGTTATTGAAGCGTATTTGGGACAGGAGGCGTAAAGGCGATGCTCACAGTACAGGGAATCAACGTTTACTACGGTGCCATTCATGCATTGAAGGATCTCAGTATCCAAGTGAATCAAGGGGAAATTGTAACGCTGATCGGTGCCAACGGCGCCGGAAAGTCAACATTGCTCAAGACGCTGTCCGGGCTGCTTAAGCCTAAAACAGGGAGCATTGAATTTCTGGGCAAATCCGTTACCGGCCAGAGTGTCCAGGCGATTGTCAAAGACGGGCTGATTCATTGCCCTGAGGGACGGCGCGTGTTCGCCAATATGTCAGTGGAAGAGAATCTTGAGCTCGGAGCTTACCTGCAGGACGGCAAAAGTCTTACCGCCGATTTCGAGAGGGTCTACAGCATGTTTCCGAGGCTGCTTGAGCGCAAGAAGCAGCAGGCCGGAACGCTGTCCGGCGGGGAACAGCAGATGCTGGCCATGGGCCGCGCCATTATGGGCCATCCCAAGCTGCTTTTGCTGGATGAGCCGTCGATGGGGCTTGCTCCGCTGCTGGTACAGGATATTTTCAAAATCATACAGGAAGTCAATGCGGCCGGAACAACCGTCCTGCTGGTTGAACAGAATGCCCATCAAGCGCTTAAGATTGCCCACCGCGCCTATGTGCTGGAAACCGGAAGAGTGGTTCTGGAGGGGGACGCCAAGGAACTTGCGGATTCGGAAGAGATCAGGATGGCCTATCTCGGCCACTAGATAGATTTATCTCAAGCATCACAGATCCAACACATAGAAACTATAATATTTGGGAGGCTGGGAGAAACTATGAAAAAAATTGGGGCCATTATTTTGTCAACAGTACTGACTGCGGTATTAGCGGCAGGCTGCGGCAACAACACAGAGAACAGCACGAACTCTGCAAGCGGCGGAAATGCTGCCGGGGACACCATCAAAATCGGGGCCAACCTAGAGCTAACAGGCGGCCAGGCTTCTTTCGGCGACTCCGCATCCAAAGGTGCTCAATTGGCTGTAGCGCAGATCAATGCGGCGGGCGGTATTCTGGGCAAACAGCTTGAGCTGGTTATTGCCGACAATGCCTCGAAATCCGAGGAAGCAACACAGGCGGCACAGAAGCTGATCACCAACGATAAAGTAGTTACGATTATCGGCGCATCCACCTCCACGAATACACTGGGTATCGTTCCGGTTGCTACCGAGAAGAAGATTCCGCTTGTAGCTGTTGGTGCTACCAACCCTAAGGTTACTGTTGACGAGCGCAGCGGCGATGTGAACGAATGGGTATTCCGCGCAGCCTTTATCGATCCTTTCCAGGGTGAAGTTATGGCTAACTTTGCAAGCAACAACCTCAGTGCTAAAACAGCAGTAATTTATACCGATACTTCAAGTGACTACTCCAAGGGTCTGCAGAAATTTTTCGAGGAAACCTTCAAGGCTAATGGCGGGGAAATTCTGAGCCAGGAATCCTATCAGCAGAAAGACTCCGACTTCAAAGCGGTTCTGACCCGTATCAAAGCAGCTAATCCGGATGTTATCTATCTGCCGGGCTACTATGAAGAAGTAGGTAAAATCGTAAAACAGGCCCGTGAGATGGGTATCACTGTACCGTTCCTGGGCGGAGACGGCTGGGATTCCCCGCAGCTGGCTGAAATTGCCGGTGCCGCAGCACTTGAGAACACTTTTATGTCCAACCACTATTCACCTGAAGATACGGCTACAGAAGTAACTACATTCGTTGATGCTTACAAAGAAGCTAATGGCGGTGCAGTACCTGACGGTATGGCGGCTCTCGGTTATGATGCGCTTAAGCTGGTTGCCGATGCGATCACCCGTGCAGGCGAAGCTGACCCGGCGAAGATCAAGGATGCTCTGGCAGCAACGAAAGATCTGCAGCTGGCTACAGGTAAAATCACCCTGAACGAAACCCATGACCCGGTTAAAGCGGCTGTCGTGCTGAAATTCGTTGATGGTGTTCAGACTTTTGAAGCTAAAGTTAATCCTTAAGCGATTCCTCCGCATATAATGTGGGGAATGAATAATGGACTCTATAGAGGAAGGCTCCTTTGCGGGCCTTTCTTTTGTCATCCTTAATGGAGGAGGAATGGTCATGATTATCGGAGTGCCAAAAGAGATCAAAAACAACGAAAACCGGGTAGCCCTGACCCCTGCCGGTGTAGAGGCCTTATGCAAAGCAGGCCATAAGGTGCTGATAGAGCAGTCGGCCGGTGCGGGCAGTGGCTTTAGTGACAGCGAGTATGTGGGAAAAGGGGCACTGGTGTATGCTGCGGCTGCTCAAATATGGAGTGAGGCCGAAATGGTGCTCAAGGTGAAAGAACCTCTGCCTGAGGAATACGGTCATTTCCGCAAAGGGCTGATTCTGTTTACTTATTTGCACCTTGCGCCTGAAGCGGAGCTTACTAAAGCACTGGTGGATGGGGGAGTTACCGCTGTAGGCTATGAAACAATCCAGCTTACAGACGGCTCGCTGCCGCTGCTGATCCCGATGAGTGAGGTTGCCGGCCGGATGGCGGTGCAGATTGGAGCAAGACTGCTGGAAAAGCCGCAGGGCGGCAAGGGTGTTCTGCTCAGCGGTGTACCCGGTGTACAGCCTGGTGAGGTGGTTATCGTGGGCGGCGGAATCGTAGGCACTAATGCGGCCAAGATGGCCCTTGGTTTAGGTGCGCGCGTTACTGTGCTGGATAATAATGCTGCCCGGCTTCGCTATCTGGATGATATTTTTGGCGGGCGTCTGATTACTGTCATGTCGGACTCCTATCATCTGGAGCAGGCCGTTCACAAAGCAGATTTGCTGATCGGTGCTGTGCTTATCCCTGGTGCCCGTGCACCCAAGCTGGTAAAAGAATATATGGTGCAGCAGATGAGTGAGGGCTCTGTCATAGTAGATGTGGCAATCGATCAGGGAGGTTCTATTGAGACGATCGACCGCACGACTACCCATGAGAATCCGACTTATGTAAAGCATGGTGTTGTGCATTATGCGGTAGCCAATATGCCCGGTGCGGTGGCCCGGACCTCCACGCTTGCCCTTACCAATGTAACAGTGCCCTATGCGCTGCAGATTGCAAACTCGGGCATTCACAAGGCAGTGCTTGATAATCCGGCGCTGGCCCGCGGGCTTAATGTAGTTGCCGGTCATGTCACGAATGCGGCGGTAGCCAAGAGTCTCGGCTATGAACCAATCGACGGAGCAGAGGCCTTGGCGGCAGATGGCGGATAAATCGTTTGAAATCCCAAGCATTCTCTTGCGCATTGCAGAGCTTAGACGGGAGGGACAGTTTTTGATTATTGCATCTAATTAATCCGTCGCCTCCCGGATGGCCAGTCGATTAATTTTTATTGAAAAAAGTACTTGTCAAAGTGGAAAGAGTTTGATATACTCATTTTTGTTGTGGTAAACACAATTGATCAGCAAGGCCCGTTGGTCAAGGGGTTAAGACACCTCCCTTTCACGGAGGTAACAGGGGTTCGAATCCCCTACGGGTCACCATATGCGGTAGTGGTGGAATGGCAGACACGCTATCTTGAGGGGGTAGTGGGCGTATGCTCGTGGAGGTTCGAGTCCTCTCTACCGCATAATAAAAGGAACGAAGACCTTGATTATCAAGGATTTTCGTTCCTTTTGCTTTATGGACAGAAAGATAAGATTTACTGGTTCAGGACTCCCGCATATTGCGGGTAGAGCTGGCGGATGCAATCCGGGCAGATGTCGTGAGTAAACTGCAGGGAGAGCTGTAATTGCAGGAAACGTTCAACCGTAATCCATTCCTCCTTGCTGCCGCGGACAGACTTGCAGGAGGCGCAGATGGGCACCAGACTGCCGGAAATACGGCGCGGACGCAAAGGGTGATAGCCGCGGACCTGATCATGCTGATGCAGCTCAGCGGGCCCCTTGTCATGCAAGGAGAGAACGAGCAGCTGGATTCCAGAAGAGCGTTCTGTAAACAGCGGAAAAGCATCCAGACTAAATAAGCGGTCGCTCAGGGCAGGGGTATGAAGAATAAATTCAGATCGGGAAATCAGGCGCCCGCCCTGAAGGATATCCTGTATCGCATTATCGAGCGCTGTGAGCTGGACAGGGATGGCGATCCACTCCTCGAAAAGCTCAAGGTAATGGATTCCGGTTACCCTGGCCGCCGGGGATAAACCGCTGCGCTCCAAATAGGCGCTCCACTGTTTGTTGATAAACAAGATGAAGCCGGTACTGTCCATCACAAGCGCATTATGTGTAACAGTGTTTAAAGAAGAGATAAGGGATGAAGATAAGCTTAATGGCAAGGTTATCGCTCCTTGGATGCTTGCAGGATAGGTAGTCAAGACGGAGGCAGGTTCAGAAGCTCAGATACTTGGCGCCGGTAACGCTCGGCTTTTCGTGTACCATGAATCAGATTGGACAGGCGATAAGGCGGGATGCCGTACAGTTCACAGAATCTCTTCTGATCCAGCTGCATTTCTGTCAGCCGCTGCTTGATCGCCCAGCCATAGGGAGTTACAGGACGCTTGCTGTTCAACAGACTTCACCTCTTATCGACTATCCAGTCGTATGATATAATCAGCTGAAACTAATAATAACCAATTATAAACTTTTTTACGTCATTTTACAATATAAATAACGTATTTGCGTCAAAAAATGCTGTGAAAGGCGGTCGAACGATGCAAACCATATATAACCGTATAGAAGATCTGATCAAGCAAAGGGGGATTACGAAAAAATCCTTTTGTGAGCAGCTCAATATCAGCTTAGGCAATTTTGGGGACTGGAGAAGCGGGAAGTCCACGCCGGGAACCCTTCATCTGATCAATATCGCTGAATTTTTCCATGTAAGCCTGGATTGGCTCATGCTTGGCAAACAGACTGCCGATAAGGTCCGTGAAGAAGGAGAGGCGTATTTGTCTGCCCAAACGCGGCAACTGAGTTGCCAAAGTGAAGAGTTGCTGCCCAAAGAGCAGGAGTTTATCAAGGAATACATAGCGTTCACCCGGTACCGCAGGCAGATGCAGGAAGAAGAAAATTCCTGAGCAGGTGTCTTTACAATTGCCGCAAACCAGTTTATAATATTGAATGTTGACCTCAGACAAAGCTTTAACTTTGCAACACACCGCGCGGTAGTGGTGGAATGGCAGACACGCTATCTTGAGGGGGTAGTGGGTGTATACCCGTGGAGGTTCGAGTCCTCTCTACCGCATAACAATTTGTACAGAACAACAGGGCAGTGATTCTTGAGCAATTAAGAATCACTGCCCTGTTGTTTTTATTAAGGAGTGACCGTCAAATCTCCTGGAGGCTCCATGTTTCCTTACTATTACAAAGGCGGGGAAAATACACTGTTTGAAATACGGCAGCTTTCATTCGAACAGTGAACTTTTGTTTAGCTTGATGAAAGCGGAGGAAGGTAAGACGTGGCTGATCGAAAATTAATTGTGTAAAATATTATTGTTAGTGATATAATTTATTTATCAATGAATATCGGAGGAGATTATATGACAGTTAGTGTAGTACTGGTTGCGGTCATTGCTTTATTACATATCTATATCCTCTATCTGGAGATGTTCCTGTGGGCCACACCGAAGGGACAGAAGGCCTTTGGCACGACGGCGCAGGTGGCGCAGGATTCGAAGTCGCTCGCTTTTAACCAGGGCCTGTATAACGGATTTCTGGCGGCGGGGCTGATCTGGGGGATCTTGTATCCGGATGCGGCAGTTGGCCGTAATATTGAGCTGTTTTTTCTTAGCTGCGTCATGATTGCCGGGATTGTCGGGAGCCTTACAGCCAAAA contains these protein-coding regions:
- a CDS encoding branched-chain amino acid ABC transporter permease, which codes for MKKLNKKFWLGIIVALAFYGIVQVLLTTGIFNDVTRSMLLLVGVNVMLAVSLNLINGITGQFSIGHAGFMSVGAYTSAILTLDYNVPFVLAIIAGGIVAAIFGVLIGMPTLRLNGDYLAIATLGFGEIIRIVLLNTEYVGGASGLSGIPAKTTWTIIFLFTLFTVVLINNFIRSTHGRACLAIRENEIAAEAMGINTTMYKVIAFTIGALFAGMAGGLSAHTFYVITPGSFNFLKSFEILVMVVLGGLGSTAGSIVGAVFVTLLYTYLREFPEWRMIIYSIVLIMMMIFRPSGLLGKTKLNFGKLGKKEAKANGSIDSSTP
- a CDS encoding ABC transporter ATP-binding protein — translated: MAASTAVLLDVKGASRSFGGLKALSEVSLYINKGELIGLIGPNGAGKTTLFNLLTGVYPPSTGKILLNNESVGGMKPFKINHKGAARTFQNIRLFTAMTVLENVKIAFHQHARHSLFSSMLRLPKHFKGEEEITQKAMDILKIFNLADQAQETAGNLSYGNQRRLEIARALAAGPKLLLLDEPAAGMNPNETRDLMNLIAWIREEFDLTILLIEHDMSLVMGVCNRIYVLDRGVLIADGTPVEIRNNPKVIEAYLGQEA
- a CDS encoding ABC transporter ATP-binding protein, with amino-acid sequence MLTVQGINVYYGAIHALKDLSIQVNQGEIVTLIGANGAGKSTLLKTLSGLLKPKTGSIEFLGKSVTGQSVQAIVKDGLIHCPEGRRVFANMSVEENLELGAYLQDGKSLTADFERVYSMFPRLLERKKQQAGTLSGGEQQMLAMGRAIMGHPKLLLLDEPSMGLAPLLVQDIFKIIQEVNAAGTTVLLVEQNAHQALKIAHRAYVLETGRVVLEGDAKELADSEEIRMAYLGH
- a CDS encoding ABC transporter substrate-binding protein gives rise to the protein MKKIGAIILSTVLTAVLAAGCGNNTENSTNSASGGNAAGDTIKIGANLELTGGQASFGDSASKGAQLAVAQINAAGGILGKQLELVIADNASKSEEATQAAQKLITNDKVVTIIGASTSTNTLGIVPVATEKKIPLVAVGATNPKVTVDERSGDVNEWVFRAAFIDPFQGEVMANFASNNLSAKTAVIYTDTSSDYSKGLQKFFEETFKANGGEILSQESYQQKDSDFKAVLTRIKAANPDVIYLPGYYEEVGKIVKQAREMGITVPFLGGDGWDSPQLAEIAGAAALENTFMSNHYSPEDTATEVTTFVDAYKEANGGAVPDGMAALGYDALKLVADAITRAGEADPAKIKDALAATKDLQLATGKITLNETHDPVKAAVVLKFVDGVQTFEAKVNP
- the ald gene encoding alanine dehydrogenase, with the translated sequence MIIGVPKEIKNNENRVALTPAGVEALCKAGHKVLIEQSAGAGSGFSDSEYVGKGALVYAAAAQIWSEAEMVLKVKEPLPEEYGHFRKGLILFTYLHLAPEAELTKALVDGGVTAVGYETIQLTDGSLPLLIPMSEVAGRMAVQIGARLLEKPQGGKGVLLSGVPGVQPGEVVIVGGGIVGTNAAKMALGLGARVTVLDNNAARLRYLDDIFGGRLITVMSDSYHLEQAVHKADLLIGAVLIPGARAPKLVKEYMVQQMSEGSVIVDVAIDQGGSIETIDRTTTHENPTYVKHGVVHYAVANMPGAVARTSTLALTNVTVPYALQIANSGIHKAVLDNPALARGLNVVAGHVTNAAVAKSLGYEPIDGAEALAADGG
- a CDS encoding XRE family transcriptional regulator, with amino-acid sequence MNSKRPVTPYGWAIKQRLTEMQLDQKRFCELYGIPPYRLSNLIHGTRKAERYRRQVSELLNLPPS
- a CDS encoding helix-turn-helix domain-containing protein; translation: MQTIYNRIEDLIKQRGITKKSFCEQLNISLGNFGDWRSGKSTPGTLHLINIAEFFHVSLDWLMLGKQTADKVREEGEAYLSAQTRQLSCQSEELLPKEQEFIKEYIAFTRYRRQMQEEENS
- a CDS encoding DUF1304 domain-containing protein, whose translation is MTVSVVLVAVIALLHIYILYLEMFLWATPKGQKAFGTTAQVAQDSKSLAFNQGLYNGFLAAGLIWGILYPDAAVGRNIELFFLSCVMIAGIVGSLTAKKTILYIQAVPALVAIVAVLMKW